The following are from one region of the Oncorhynchus masou masou isolate Uvic2021 chromosome 24, UVic_Omas_1.1, whole genome shotgun sequence genome:
- the LOC135512274 gene encoding D(1C) dopamine receptor-like yields MGNYTGNETQVMSESYATETKTGGNGVRTLIGCILFVLIVSTLLGNTLVCAAVVKFRHLRSKVTNFFVISLAVSDLFVAVLVMPWEAISEVTGTWLFGRFCGIWIAFDIMCSTASILNLCIISVDRYWAIASPFRYERKMTHRVAFIMIAVAWTLSILISFIPVQLNWHVADEETSAGNVSNHSENCIANLNKTYAIFTSLISFYIPVVIMVATYTRIFRIAQTQIRRISSLERAVEQAQNNQHPNVCAHENALKTAFKKETKVLKTLSIIMGVFVFCWLPFFVLNCMVPFYDPPCVSDTTFTIFVWFGWANSSLNPVIYAFNADFRKAFTTILGCNKMCSSNTLEAVNFSNELVSYHHDTTLQKDAQVLMAANHPNAIPNLGEDTTPLFDKVSLISIASRNHKNMFLPANVQFQCDGEM; encoded by the coding sequence ATGGGAAACTACACTGGAAATGAAACGCAAGTTATGTCGGAATCTTACGCCACAGAAACCAAGACCGGCGGGAATGGTGTGCGGACGCTAATTGGATGCATTTTGTTTGTTCTCATTGTGTCGACACTACTGGGGAACACGCTCGTGTGCGCCGCAGTCGTTAAATTCAGACACCTCCGGTCCAAGGTAACCAACTTTTTCGTGATTTCTCTGGCTGTGTCAGACCTCTTCGTTGCCGTCCTCGTGATGCCATGGGAGGCAATATCTGAAGTGACTGGGACCTGGCTGTTTGGTAGATTTTGTGGCATATGGATAGCTTTTGACATAATGTGCTCGACGGCATCAATTCTTAATCTGTGTATCATAAGCGTGGACAGATACTGGGCTATAGCAAGTCCTTTTAGATATGAACGGAAAATGACCCACAGAGTTGCATTCATCATGATTGCAGTGGCGTGGACGCTGTCAATTCTCATATCCTTCATACCTGTCCAACTGAACTGGCACGTGGCCGATGAGGAGACATCAGCGGGAAACGTTAGCAACCACTCCGAGAACTGCATAGCGAACTTGAACAAGACCTATGCTATTTTCACATCACTGATCAGTTTCTACATCCCAGTTGTCATCATGGTTGCCACCTACACGAGGATTTTCCGTATTGCGCAAACACAGATACGGAGGATATCCTCATTGGAGAGAGCTGTGGAGCAAGCGCAAAATAACCAACACCCAAACGTTTGCGCACACGAAAACGCATTGAAAACTGCTTTTAAAAAGGAAACAAAGGTCTTAAAAACCCTCTCCATTATCATGGGAGTTTTTGTTTTTTGCTGGCTGCCCTTTTTTGTCCTAAACTGCATGGTACCTTTCTATGACCCTCCGTGTGTAAGCGACACCACGTTCACAATTTTCGTTTGGTTTGGTTGGGCCAACTCTTCGTTAAACCCCGTCATTTACGCATTTAACGCGGATTTCAGAAAAGCCTTTACAACTATTCTAGGCTGCAATAAAATGTGTTCAAGCAATACATTGGAGGCTGTTAATTTCAGCAATGAATTGGTGTCCTATCACCACGACACAACGCTCCAAAAAGACGCACAAGTCTTAATGGCTGCAAACCATCCAAACGCAATCCCTAACTTGGGAGAGGACACAACCCCACTGTTCGACAAAGTTTCTCTTATCTCAATCGCATCCCGCAATCATAAGAACATGTTTCTGCCAGCCAATGTCCAATTCCAGTGTGACGGggaaatgtaa